The following are from one region of the Littorina saxatilis isolate snail1 linkage group LG4, US_GU_Lsax_2.0, whole genome shotgun sequence genome:
- the LOC138964162 gene encoding glycine N-acyltransferase-like protein 3, which produces MAVKLSESQLPQLLLWLQPYLPTTFKLYDDLKTHLQGKFPYVDFFVDRWPDPQAVSAAVNSAGHKLEGKKFFQNINLGMFAVNEKALTNLLQDKRLVDWSKTATLSAVPDSLWPVVMALIEEKKVGPVQPEPALLLKATRQDLKQIPVPEGMKISPVTEDVVDVVNSTWKFSNDGSDLYICDLVRHHPSVFLTMEDGQHVGHMLGNSNGSMGMLYIQPHFRRKGYAKVIVSQLAAKFFEEGRDVYVMIEEDNEKSINLHHSVGFKTVPNSKVAWMITAP; this is translated from the exons ATGGCTGTGAAATTATCGGAGTCTCAGCTTCCTCAGCTGCTGTTGTGGCTTCAGCCATATCTTCCAACCACTTTTAAG TTATATGATGACCTGAAGACCCATCTTCAGGGCAAATTTCCATATGTGGACTTCTTTGTGGACCGGTGGCCGGACCCACAGGCCGTGAGTGCTGCTGTCAACTCTGCTGGTCATAAG CTGGAGGGTAAAAAGTTTTTCCAAAACATAAATCTTGGGATGTTTGCTGTGAACGAAAAAGCCTTGACCAATCTGCTACAAGACAAACGCCTTGTGGACTGGAGCAAAACGGCAACATTGAGTG CCGTCCCAGACAGTCTTTGGCCGGTGGTGATGGCGCTAATTGAAGAAAAGAAGGTTGGACCTGTGCAACCAGAGCCTGCACTCCTGCTGAAAGCCACAAGACAGGACCTGAAACAGAT TCCAGTGCCTGAGGGAATGAAGATCTCACCGGTGACAGAGGATGTGGTTGATGTGGTCAACTCAACATGGAAGTTTTCCAATGACGGGTCAGACCTTTACATCTGTGACCTTGTACGTCACCACCCGTCTGTTTTTCTGACAATGGAAGATGGACAGCATGTTGGACACATGCTGGGTAATAGCAATGGATCCATGGGAATGCTCTACATTCAGCCCCACTTCCGCAGAAAAGGTTATGCCAAGGTCATCGTTTCACAACTGGCTGCAAAATTCTTTGAAGAAGGCCGTGATGTGTATGTAATGATTGAAGAAGACAATGAAAAGTCTATCAATCTGCATCACTCTGTGGGGTTCAAGACAGTGCCGAACTCTAAGGTTGCATGGATGATAACTGCCCCTTAA
- the LOC138964161 gene encoding coiled-coil domain-containing protein 71-like, with product MKRKASRAAPYQPPSKLTKQSTSTTISRNLSTLRRSNTSLPATMAPPKWPSFRVKATTSRGQPDASTTLPLPKWPTLVPTGRAKKASAASSAVLSAVEEDVTEVSEEMEVIAPGLRRMSTLQLEDEDKEVDSAGRKSSSLSKASAKSLSKTSSKSLSRAGSKSLSKRGSTSMSRSASKSLSRTSSKSLTKARSLSSASKASAVATLEKNGSVVTLDTEGNVTTVTPLASGSSVVETTALFSAPPSIRKELSKKSDGAATTKAHLVKKLSSIRVFGTDAPEEDDEERDEDGAAKKTPVKGKAKTTVSKTGALAKGKGKVTAAKTKGKATAAKTKGKVAAAKTKGKVTAAKTKGKVTAAKTKGKVTAAKTKGKVTAAKTKGKVTAAVAGGKGRSKATASKGKTKTTKANVKAGAKAAALKAKGRGVKVVKGRKPDKSKGKKVTATKSKQRKKPVPGVTKKFREDVKDEELSKGSCVKKIEWTPWYKALVPANPPLRGKQSWDFMPRSRSRPRGPPPRKIGLRNVRLFWDKQYAPAVYEVAVQMKAKKRYVVYFRACASWKKHAFWDTILLNSGAVNHEVKAVLQAGGQIWLRRGNVLDEAALKEAKKHINKYYDYAWHKRKAARATGRAHRRVKKCNTLISGN from the exons ATGAAGCGCAAGGCGTCAAGGGCGGCGCCCTACCAGCCACCGTCCAAACTGACCAAACAGAGCACCAGCACAACGATCAGCAGAAACCTCAGCACCCTCCGTCGCTCCAACACCTCCCTCCCAGCCACCATGGCCCCTCCCAAGTGGCCAAGCTTCAGGGTCAAGGCTACGACCTCTCGCGGCCAACCCGATGCTTCTACGACCTTGCCCTTGCCCAAGTGGCCCACCCTCGTTCCCACTGGCAGAGCAAAGAAGGCGTCCGCCGCGTCCTCGGCCGTGCTTTCAGCTGTTGAAGAAGATGTGACGGAGGTGAGCGAAGAAATGGAGGTAATCGCTCCGGGCTTGAGGAGAATGTCCACCCTACAGTTGGAAGATGAGGACAAGGAGGTGGACAGTGCGGGGAGAAAGTCCTCGTCACTGAGCAAAGCGAGCGCCAAATCGCTGAGCAAAACAAGTTCCAAATCGCTGAGCAGAGCAGGTTCCAAATCGCTTAGCAAGAGGGGTTCCACGTCGATGAGTAGAAGCGCTTCTAAATCGCTGAGCAGGACAAGTTCCAAATCGTTAACCAAGGCAAGATCACTGTCGTCTGCGAGCAAGGCGTCCGCGGTGGCTACCCTGGAGAAGAATGGTTCTGTCGTCACGCTGGACACGGAAGGTAACGTTACGACCGTCACGCCCCTAGCCTCTGGATCCTCTGTAGTGGAGACCACCGCTCTGTTCTCCGCCCCTCCCTCCATCCGCAAAGAGCTGTCCAAGAAGTCGGATGGCGCTGCCACCACTAAGGCGCACCTCGTCAAGAAGCTTTCCAGCATCCGAGTGTTTGGTACAGATGCACCGGAAGAAGACGATGAAGAACGGGACGAAGACGGGGCTGCCAAGAAAACACCGGTCAAAGGCAAAGCGAAGACCACGGTATCCAAGACTGGCGCTTTAGCGAAGGGCAAGGGCAAGGTTACTGCAGCCAAGACCAAAGGCAAGGCTACTGCAGCTAAGACCAAAGGAAAGGTCGCTGCAGCCAAGACCAAAGGCAAGGTTACTGCAGCCAAGACCAAGGGCAAGGTTACTGCAGCCAAGACCAAAGGCAAGGTTACTGCAGCCAAGACCAAAGGCAAAGTTACTGCAGCCAAGACCAAAGGCAAAGTTACGGCAGCCGTGGCTGGAGGAAAGGGGAGAAGCAAGGCGACGGCAAGTAAAGGCAAGACGAAGACGACCAAAGCAAACGTCAAGGCTGGAGCCAAAGCGGCGGCCTTGAAAGCAAAGGGCAGAGGGGTGAAGGTCGTCAAAGGAAGAAAACCCGACAAGAGCAAAGGCAAAAAGGTTACAGCCACGAAGTCAAAGCAACGAAAAAAGCCTGTG CCTGGAGTGACGAAAAAGTTCCGCGAAGACGTCAAGGATGAGGAGTTGAGCAAAGGCAGCTGTGTGAAGAAGATCGAGTGGACCCCGTGGTACAAGGCACTCGTCCCCGCTAACCCCCCTCTCAGAGGCAAGCAGTCGTGGGATTTCATGCCCCGGAGTCGTTCAAGACCCAGAGGACCTCCTCCACGCAAAATCGGACTCCGCAACGTCCGGCTTTTCTGGGACAAACAATACGCGCCAGCCGTCTACGAGGTGGCCGTGCAGATGAAAGCAAAGAAGCGGTACGTGGTGTACTTCAGGGCCTGCGCGTCGTGGAAGAAGCACGCGTTCTGGGACACGATCCTGCTCAACTCTGGCGCCGTGAACCACGAGGTGAAGGCCGTGTTGCAGGCTGGCGGCCAGATCTGGCTGAGGAGAGGCAACGTGCTAGATGAGGCTGCCCTGAAGGAAGCCAAGAAGCACATCAACAAGTATTACGACTACGCCTGGCACAAGCGGAAAGCTGCGAGAGCGACTGGAAGAGCACATCGCCGTGTGAAGAAGTGCAACACTCTCATCTCAGGCAACTGA